In Xanthomonas campestris pv. phormiicola, the DNA window GATAAAAAATTGGAACTTCGCGTGGTTGCTGTTGGCAAAGAAGTATTTGCATGCAGTATAAAAAATCCCAATGCTGAATGCATTGATTTTCGATTCTACCAAACCGATGAAACTCTCGAATACTCCTCATTCGACGTACCTCCAAGGTTAAGAGAAGAAATGTTAAAGCTCATTAACTTTTTTGGCCTGCAAATGGCGAGCAGCGACTTTTGCGTAGACAAAGATGGAAACATTTTTTTTCTTGATTTAAACCCAGGCGGCGCTTTTCTTTTCGTCGAATATTGGGGAGGCAACCGGATTGTGGCTAGTGTAGCGGCCTTGCTTGGCGGGGGGCTACCTAATGACTACAACAGCCTAACTGATTACAACTTAATGGCTGAGGAAAATAACAGAGTAACAGGAGCATGAATTTGATGAATTTGATGTGAGTAGTAACTTAGCAAAAAATTTGAACAATCGCTTCTTGCTTACCCAGCGAACGGACGCGAGGGAGCCGCTAAGTTGTAGTAACGTGCGTCATCTGCAACCTCGGCTTCCAACCATTTTGGCTTTGCGGAGGCCTCATCGGCGGAGTTCAGTTCGATCTCGGCAACTACCAGTCCAGGTAAAGGGTATGAAGCGCGTTGCGGAAAAGCCATGGTATTGGCGAGCGCTTGATTTCTACCTGCCACGTAACAAAAATAGTACATCATAGGAACCGCAATGCACCAATTGTCCGCAAGCACACTGATTCGACGCGTCATGCATGCGATTTTTCTTGCTGGTGTCATCAGCACAGCCCCTACAGCGAGCGCTGAAGACGCGGGTCCAGCTTATGACATCGCCGTAGCGAGTGGCACCCAGAAAGACCATGCATACTTGTTACTGTTGACGGAACTGAATCAAGAAACTGGTGCACCGCTTACTGAGGAACAACTGGAACGATTCAAGGCCCTCCTGGTGTCGAAAGGCTGGCCGACCAGCGAGACCACAGGTAGAGAAGGCATCGATGTCGCTGGCCAGTTGCTTCTGCGCGCCTCTGGAGAATTTTCTTTTCAGAACTACATGCTTGAGCTAATGGATCAGCAGGTTGATATAGATGTTGATCCAGCGGCCTATGCACGCCTATCTGACCTAATTTATCAACAGCATGGAGATGGTCAGATCTATGGCACCCTTCTGGGCATTGTCGCAGGTAAAGTGGAGCCAGTGCCCGCGATGACACGCTATGGAAAAAGTAGATTCTTTCGAGATTTTTACGGCCTTGCACCCCTCGATCAGGAAATTGAAGACGCACAGAATCGGGTGGATTCAGGTCATCCGATCCCCCAACCTTACGCTGAACTTAGACTATCCAAGCAGGTCCAAGCATATTCCCGGCCAGATATAAGGGAGAGCCTGGGACACATGATTGCTGATGATCAAGCAGCGCGCCAATCTATTTCTCAAACAGTCAGCAAGAAAGAGATCGCGGCCGCCAAGAAGCGCGTTGCCGAGGTAGATGGGAAGAACCTTCCGCTGATTAAGTCGATCTTTAAAGAGGTTGGCTTCCCTACCATTTCAATGGTTGGGAGAGACGGTGTCTCCACTGCTTTTCTGCTCGTTCAGCATGCGGACGACGATCTCGATTTCCAGCGACTCGCCCTTGAGTTGGCGAAACCTCTAATGGAACAGCGGCAGCTCTCTAAACAGCAATACGCTATGCTTTTTGATCGTGTCCGCCTGGCTAGTGGTAAACCCCAGCGCTATGGCACCCAAGTCCAAACGGTCGATGGAAAAACACATCTTCGCCCTGTCGAGGACCCCGAGAATCTTGATATTAGGCGAAAACAAATGGCACTTGGCCCAATAAAGGACTATCTCAACTCTTTTTAGAAAAGCATTTGAATTTTAGAACACACTTCAAAGTTTAGACAAATTCCGAAAATCTAAGGACACAGTAGGCTGATTCTCAAGCACTGACGCGCTTCTACAAATCCCAGACACTCATTCCCAGCTTTTCGAACGCCGCCCGTCGACGTCGATCGCGCGTGCGCCGCGTTGCCGGCGTGTGACCGGCCTACACCGCGCAACCGTCGGGGCCGCAGTCCTGCGCCGCGGCCGGCGCCGGCGGCAGCAGACCGCGCAGGGTCGCGGCGAACACCTCCGGCGGCTGCGCTCCCTGGATCGCGTGGCGGCCGTCGACGACGTAGGTCGGCACTGCGCGGATGCCCATCGCCTGCGCCTGCTGCAGCTGCGCCTGGATCTCGGCCAGGCCCTCGTCGCCGTCCAGCAGCGCCTGCACCCGCGCCGCGGGCAGCCCGCCGGCGGCGCCGGCGGCGAGCAGCGTGCCGGTCTCGGCCAGGTTGCGCCCTTCGGCGAAATGCGCGTGGAACAGCGCCTCGGCCACCGCCTCGGCATCGCCTTCGCGCGCCGCCAGCCACAGCAGCCGGTGCGCCGGCAGCGTGGTCACCCGCACCTGGCCGCGTTCGAAGTCGAACGGCAGCCCCTCGGCACGCGCGGTGGCCTGGGTCTGCGCCAGGATCTGCTCGGTGCGCGCGGCGCCGCCGAACTTGGGTTCATACGCCTTGCGCAACGGCACCGGCTCGATGCCGGCATCGGGATCGAGCAGGTACGGATGCCAATGGATCTCCAGCGCCGGCGCATCCGCGCCGAGCGCCGCAATGCCTTGCTGCAACCGGCGCTTGCCGATCCAGCACCAGGGGCAGACCACGTCGGACCAGATATCGATGCGCATGAGAGGGGAATGGAGAATGGAGAATGGGGAGTGGCAAAAGCATAAGCCCGATCGCCGCGCTTGACCCGCTTTTGCGAATTCCCAATCTCTAATCCCGGCTTTCCGGCCACTCACGGAATGGATGCGAAGCCAGCGCCAGGTTGTAATAGCGCGCATCGTCGGTGACTTCGGCGCCGATCCAGTCGGGCTTGGCGAAGGCCTCATCGGCGCTCTCCAGCTCGATCTCGGCGACCACCAGCCCGGCGTTGTCGCCGAGGAACTCGTCCACTTCCCACAGATGGCCCTGGTGCTGCACCAGGTGCCGGCGCTTGTCGATCAGCCCGCCCACGCACAGCGCCAGCAGCGCGCGCGCGTCGTCCAGCGGCAGCGGATACTCGAACTCCTGGCGGGTGTGCCCCAGCTCGCGCGACTTGAGGTTGAGGAACGCCTCCTGGTCCTGGATACGGACCCGCACCGAGGCCTTCTGCGCGCCGCTGTCCATCGCCGCCTGGTCGTTGATGTAGCCCTGCGCCATCGGGATCACCCGATGCGCCGCGGCGCGCCAGCCGTCGCCGGTGACGAGGAATTTGCGTTCGATTTCGATGGCCATGGGAATGGGGAATCGGGAAAGGAGAATGGGAAAAGCATAAGCCAGCGCGCGGACGCCGCTGTTACCACTCCCTATTCCCCATT includes these proteins:
- a CDS encoding DsbA family oxidoreductase, whose product is MRIDIWSDVVCPWCWIGKRRLQQGIAALGADAPALEIHWHPYLLDPDAGIEPVPLRKAYEPKFGGAARTEQILAQTQATARAEGLPFDFERGQVRVTTLPAHRLLWLAAREGDAEAVAEALFHAHFAEGRNLAETGTLLAAGAAGGLPAARVQALLDGDEGLAEIQAQLQQAQAMGIRAVPTYVVDGRHAIQGAQPPEVFAATLRGLLPPAPAAAQDCGPDGCAV
- a CDS encoding CYTH domain-containing protein, with the translated sequence MAIEIERKFLVTGDGWRAAAHRVIPMAQGYINDQAAMDSGAQKASVRVRIQDQEAFLNLKSRELGHTRQEFEYPLPLDDARALLALCVGGLIDKRRHLVQHQGHLWEVDEFLGDNAGLVVAEIELESADEAFAKPDWIGAEVTDDARYYNLALASHPFREWPESRD